Proteins from one Halovivax limisalsi genomic window:
- a CDS encoding sodium:calcium antiporter: MLEVLTLLSIAVVGTAVVWVGSTWLERAAADLAAAYGVPAVVHGAVIAAVGSSTPELVSVLLAAVRGEFELGVGAIVGSAVFNLLVIPGVAVVIGRGIETNRDLVYKESLFYMLAVATLLLTFSLSVIYYPGEAGGDLITGDVTRGLALIPLVLYALYLFTQYLDARESEGLPDANVHLARSWGVFLAGLVLIVIGVEGLVRSAIGLGRAFGTPAFLWGMTIVAAGSSLPDAFVSIAASQSGRPTVSIANVLGSNTFDLLVAIPAGVLVAGSLAITFAHVVPMMAFLVVATIVFFTISRTEMFLSHAEGWLLLVLYGGFVSWLVLESVGLTRLLPAAT, encoded by the coding sequence ATGCTCGAGGTCCTCACGCTGCTCTCGATCGCCGTCGTGGGAACGGCCGTCGTCTGGGTCGGGAGTACCTGGCTCGAACGCGCGGCGGCCGACCTCGCCGCCGCGTACGGCGTGCCAGCCGTCGTTCACGGCGCCGTCATCGCCGCGGTCGGGTCGAGCACGCCGGAACTGGTGAGCGTGCTCCTCGCGGCCGTGCGGGGTGAGTTCGAACTCGGCGTCGGCGCCATCGTGGGGTCGGCGGTGTTCAACCTCCTCGTCATTCCGGGCGTCGCCGTCGTCATCGGCCGCGGGATCGAGACGAACCGCGATTTGGTCTACAAGGAGTCGCTCTTCTACATGCTCGCCGTCGCGACGCTGTTGCTCACGTTCTCGCTGTCGGTGATCTACTACCCGGGCGAGGCCGGAGGCGACCTCATCACGGGCGACGTCACGCGCGGACTGGCGTTGATCCCGCTCGTCCTCTACGCGCTGTACCTCTTCACGCAGTACCTCGACGCGCGCGAATCCGAGGGACTGCCCGATGCGAACGTCCACCTCGCTCGAAGCTGGGGGGTCTTCCTCGCCGGACTGGTCCTGATCGTGATCGGCGTCGAGGGGCTGGTCCGGTCGGCGATCGGGCTCGGCAGGGCCTTCGGGACGCCCGCATTCCTCTGGGGGATGACGATCGTCGCCGCGGGGTCGAGCCTCCCGGACGCGTTCGTCAGCATCGCCGCCTCCCAGTCGGGTCGGCCGACCGTTTCGATCGCGAACGTGCTGGGCTCGAACACGTTCGATCTGCTGGTCGCGATCCCGGCCGGCGTGCTCGTCGCCGGTTCGCTCGCCATCACGTTCGCCCACGTCGTGCCGATGATGGCCTTCCTCGTCGTCGCGACGATCGTCTTCTTCACGATTTCGCGGACGGAGATGTTCCTCTCTCACGCTGAGGGGTGGTTGCTGCTCGTGCTCTACGGCGGGTTCGTCTCCTGGCTCGTCCTCGAAAGCGTGGGTCTCACGCGGCTCTTGCCGGCCGCGACGTGA
- a CDS encoding alkaline phosphatase PhoX, with protein sequence MVEFTRRSLLATSTVAAIGSGTIGSVAASDRPEEHETPAAPFVNGRLKRFLTTARGAEVTGPFVFETGELVFSVQHPSRDNPAPFDRAGIGVFEGFQFELDGSNSDFEELEPPQTEAERGRVQSAGGDFTYLAQEGEEINGGSERWGHPQTPDGTDVADLVGESYESVGYNPDMNFFVATDDAGTEGYLFTNNETTPGCITRTPLSRDESGSWTADLDGAMELENTPAFREIGGTKINCYGDLSPWGTPLSAEEDYGHPRVNGLATVGDIVAAESGVGLRGGSEFFNRPNLTEVPASLEDIFGDDAWNPMGIWANSGVEKLAYYLGADPIDRSDGENTATPIDGPFPNRYRYGKIVEVTNPASDEPVPVKHHVFGRAAWECPEVMPDERTVYLSSDGGAKGIYKFVAEEPIPSYDDRADVRGTLYAMQATEDGEGAVGEIDLDVEWLELGTASNGEIESWIADYDDVTQVDYLETHAETDWEEDLEGALREADEAVAIEGNQDYVTDEEIVEWAGQYDERGPDDVDESLRRVPFLETRAAAKEIGATVEFNKAEGIDAVDDAGPGDYVYFGISSLGGYMTDERGDLRFDEVDTGVLYRAELGPEYDVDRLEPVVVGPNPSDPGSLQDVSLINVDNVYALDDGRLLLCEDKGSFGRSYPNDAMWVYEPPATVDAGSLAVGHGATGELAVTVSSLPDGLSGGRVTVTVEHPSVARITDASYADAFELTSEPVIGGEGATVAFRFADIDEMIDPGAGETTLATIEFEGVETGTTDVTVDVNAFDDDAGRAIEPGRRPGVVIVGPPPIGDDPGGIGAPTDPDGDGLFEDVNGNGRLDYDDVVTLFEHLEDDAVQLNEDAFDFNENGRIDYDDVTALYDEL encoded by the coding sequence ATGGTGGAATTCACCAGACGCAGTCTGCTCGCAACGTCGACGGTGGCCGCGATCGGATCGGGCACGATCGGCTCGGTGGCAGCCAGCGACCGGCCGGAGGAACACGAGACGCCCGCGGCACCGTTCGTGAACGGGCGGTTGAAGCGCTTTCTGACCACGGCCCGCGGTGCGGAGGTGACGGGTCCCTTCGTCTTCGAGACGGGTGAGCTGGTCTTCAGCGTCCAGCACCCGAGTCGCGACAACCCGGCGCCGTTCGACCGGGCCGGCATCGGCGTGTTCGAGGGGTTCCAGTTCGAACTCGACGGATCGAACAGCGACTTCGAGGAACTCGAACCACCCCAGACGGAGGCCGAACGGGGACGGGTGCAATCGGCGGGCGGCGACTTTACGTACCTCGCTCAGGAAGGCGAAGAGATAAACGGCGGAAGCGAACGATGGGGGCACCCCCAGACGCCAGACGGAACGGACGTCGCGGACCTCGTCGGCGAGAGTTACGAGTCGGTCGGCTACAATCCCGACATGAACTTCTTCGTGGCCACGGACGACGCCGGGACCGAGGGTTATCTCTTTACGAACAACGAGACGACGCCCGGCTGTATCACGCGGACGCCGCTCAGTCGCGACGAATCGGGCTCCTGGACGGCCGATCTCGACGGAGCGATGGAACTCGAGAACACGCCGGCGTTCCGCGAAATCGGCGGGACGAAGATCAACTGTTACGGCGACCTGAGTCCGTGGGGGACGCCGCTGTCCGCCGAAGAGGACTACGGCCACCCGCGCGTGAACGGGCTGGCGACGGTGGGAGACATCGTCGCGGCCGAAAGCGGGGTCGGCCTGCGAGGCGGGAGCGAGTTCTTCAATCGCCCGAACCTGACCGAGGTTCCCGCTTCGCTCGAAGACATATTCGGCGACGACGCCTGGAACCCGATGGGGATCTGGGCCAACAGCGGCGTCGAGAAGCTGGCGTACTACCTCGGCGCCGATCCGATCGACCGATCTGACGGCGAGAACACCGCGACGCCGATCGACGGTCCCTTCCCGAACCGGTATCGCTACGGTAAGATCGTCGAAGTCACGAACCCGGCGAGCGACGAACCCGTGCCGGTCAAGCACCACGTCTTCGGCCGCGCCGCCTGGGAGTGCCCCGAAGTCATGCCCGACGAGCGCACCGTCTACCTGTCCTCGGACGGCGGGGCCAAGGGCATCTACAAGTTCGTCGCCGAGGAGCCGATCCCGAGTTACGACGACCGGGCCGACGTCCGCGGGACGCTGTACGCCATGCAGGCCACCGAGGACGGCGAGGGCGCCGTCGGAGAGATCGACCTCGACGTCGAGTGGCTCGAACTCGGTACCGCGAGCAACGGGGAGATCGAGTCCTGGATCGCCGACTACGACGACGTGACGCAGGTTGACTACCTCGAGACGCACGCGGAGACCGATTGGGAGGAGGACCTCGAAGGGGCGCTCCGCGAAGCCGACGAGGCGGTCGCGATCGAGGGCAACCAGGACTACGTCACCGACGAAGAGATAGTCGAGTGGGCCGGCCAGTACGACGAACGGGGCCCGGACGACGTCGACGAATCCCTCCGCCGGGTGCCGTTCCTCGAGACGCGGGCCGCGGCCAAGGAGATCGGCGCCACCGTCGAGTTCAACAAGGCGGAGGGTATCGACGCCGTCGACGACGCCGGTCCCGGCGACTACGTCTACTTCGGTATCTCGTCGCTCGGCGGGTACATGACCGACGAGCGCGGCGACCTGCGATTCGACGAGGTCGATACGGGCGTCCTCTACCGGGCCGAACTCGGGCCCGAGTACGACGTCGACCGCCTCGAACCGGTCGTCGTCGGCCCGAATCCGAGCGATCCAGGCTCGCTCCAGGACGTCTCGCTCATCAACGTCGACAACGTCTACGCGCTGGATGACGGTCGACTCTTGCTGTGTGAGGACAAGGGAAGCTTCGGTCGCTCGTACCCGAACGACGCCATGTGGGTGTACGAGCCGCCGGCCACCGTCGATGCCGGCTCGCTCGCCGTCGGCCACGGCGCGACGGGCGAACTGGCGGTGACCGTCTCGTCGCTGCCGGACGGCCTCTCCGGCGGGCGGGTCACCGTCACCGTCGAGCATCCGTCGGTCGCGAGGATCACCGACGCGTCGTACGCCGACGCGTTCGAACTCACGTCGGAGCCCGTCATCGGCGGGGAGGGCGCCACCGTCGCGTTTCGATTCGCGGACATCGACGAAATGATCGACCCCGGTGCGGGCGAAACGACGCTCGCCACCATCGAATTCGAGGGAGTGGAGACGGGGACGACGGACGTCACCGTCGACGTCAACGCGTTCGACGACGATGCCGGCCGGGCGATCGAGCCGGGTCGGCGACCCGGCGTCGTGATCGTCGGGCCACCGCCGATCGGCGACGACCCGGGCGGGATCGGTGCGCCGACCGATCCGGACGGAGACGGGCTGTTCGAGGACGTCAACGGGAACGGCCGCCTGGACTACGACGACGTCGTCACGCTGTTCGAACACTTGGAGGACGACGCCGTTCAGCTCAACGAGGACGCCTTCGACTTCAACGAGAACGGCCGGATCGACTACGACGACGTCACCGCCCTCTACGACGAACTGTGA
- the gpmI gene encoding 2,3-bisphosphoglycerate-independent phosphoglycerate mutase, translating to MDAALIVLDGWGLGDGDPLCDRLSADGRTTGSSAGSEPIDGTVTEPGVGSERAEDAGRNAVAAANTPVFEELTTRGAVGKLEAKGRTVGLPTGQMGNSEVGHLTIGAGRVVDQEYTRITDDIASGELGENEAIDGAFASAREHGGRVHFLGLVSDGGVHSDQAHLHALIELAADRGVEAVTHAITDGRDTSPTGGREYLATLEDVIDEQGTGRVATVTGRYYAMDRDQNWARTKRAYDAIANREADYRAASAVDAVEASYDRGETDEFVEPTLIDGGPALEDGDAVVWFNFRADRARQLTRMLADIRPGDWSPEIETSPPDAAVVMLTEYDRTFDLSVAYPPHQPENVLGEVLADSEKTQLRIAESEKYAHVTYFLNGGREVEFDGERREIVRSPDVPTYDEQPEMSARQVTDAAIERIRADDPDVLVLNYANPDMVGHTGDFDAAVAAVEAVDEQLGRLVGALAEAGARTLITADHGNADDMGTADDPHTAHTLNDVPVIYLDRDGGNGERSIREGGTLADLAPTLLSLIGLDRPSEMTGRSLLDS from the coding sequence ATGGACGCGGCGCTGATCGTGCTCGACGGCTGGGGCCTGGGCGACGGCGACCCGTTGTGCGACCGACTGTCGGCCGACGGACGGACGACGGGATCGTCCGCAGGATCCGAACCGATCGACGGAACGGTGACGGAACCGGGGGTCGGCTCCGAGCGGGCCGAGGACGCCGGTCGCAACGCCGTCGCCGCGGCGAACACGCCCGTCTTCGAGGAGCTGACGACCCGCGGGGCGGTCGGGAAACTCGAGGCGAAAGGCCGGACCGTCGGCCTGCCAACTGGCCAGATGGGCAACAGCGAGGTCGGCCACCTCACGATCGGCGCCGGTCGGGTCGTCGACCAGGAGTACACCCGGATCACCGACGACATCGCATCCGGCGAACTCGGCGAGAACGAGGCGATCGACGGCGCGTTCGCGTCCGCCCGCGAGCACGGGGGCCGCGTTCACTTCCTCGGCCTCGTCAGCGACGGCGGCGTCCACTCCGATCAGGCCCACCTCCACGCGCTGATCGAACTCGCCGCCGACCGCGGCGTCGAGGCCGTCACGCACGCGATCACGGACGGCCGGGACACCTCGCCGACCGGCGGACGCGAGTACCTCGCGACGCTCGAGGACGTGATCGACGAGCAGGGAACCGGCCGCGTCGCGACCGTCACCGGGCGATACTACGCCATGGATCGCGATCAGAACTGGGCACGAACGAAGCGCGCGTACGACGCCATCGCGAACCGGGAGGCCGACTACCGCGCCGCGTCGGCGGTCGACGCCGTCGAGGCGTCCTACGACCGGGGCGAGACGGACGAGTTCGTCGAACCCACGCTGATCGACGGCGGACCGGCGCTCGAGGACGGCGACGCGGTCGTCTGGTTCAACTTCCGGGCCGATCGCGCGCGGCAGCTGACCAGGATGCTGGCCGATATCCGACCGGGCGACTGGTCGCCCGAAATCGAGACGTCACCGCCCGACGCCGCGGTCGTGATGCTGACCGAATACGACAGGACGTTCGATCTGTCCGTGGCCTACCCGCCCCACCAGCCGGAGAACGTCCTCGGCGAGGTGCTGGCCGATTCGGAGAAGACGCAACTGCGGATCGCCGAGTCGGAGAAGTACGCCCACGTCACGTACTTCTTAAACGGCGGCCGCGAGGTCGAGTTCGACGGCGAGCGCCGGGAGATCGTCCGCAGTCCGGACGTTCCGACCTACGACGAGCAGCCCGAAATGAGCGCCCGCCAGGTCACCGACGCGGCGATCGAGCGCATCCGGGCGGACGATCCGGACGTCCTCGTGCTCAACTACGCGAACCCGGATATGGTCGGCCACACCGGCGACTTCGACGCGGCGGTCGCCGCGGTCGAGGCGGTGGACGAGCAGCTCGGTCGCCTCGTCGGGGCGCTGGCGGAGGCGGGCGCCCGCACGCTGATAACCGCAGACCACGGCAACGCGGACGACATGGGGACGGCCGACGATCCGCACACGGCCCACACGCTGAACGACGTGCCCGTCATCTACCTCGATCGCGACGGTGGGAACGGCGAGCGGTCGATCCGCGAGGGCGGGACGCTCGCCGATCTCGCACCGACGCTCCTCTCGCTGATCGGGCTCGATCGACCGTCGGAGATGACGGGTCGGTCACTCCTCGACAGCTGA
- a CDS encoding DNA double-strand break repair nuclease NurA — MTLDPVHFDGIARLARRIDHGASERDHRAFAETVWESFLDPLADDGRVVIEPVDDVSRHLVDVEDVALIDRPFPTEHGLDAGTINPTTFRNGLVIDVAQAAMAATPTDLDLHRSRTVVASVHSNDRTASVDDRWETFDESYSRSRAIQVPRLPRFAEGIVHALALYLAESEHAREHAGEVSDLLVLDGPLYPRGILRWNDQHPELADLLVTDQQPRDVLENYVRLVESFVERDVPLVGFVKNPASRVISRTVAKQGEAAPWADDTAFFTRVLERGEFVDDVDGTRWERATDALTYTGWFRSRGGVDAPLSAAGDALGVERELDPALYEVTFFVVYDPRTDLCYRVEAPYAFTRDADRRDALARQLLADVATAQGPPGVVEKADELARISAAEKHSLRETFEDRFETTSQRDYDDHRWGGAEPPTFDG; from the coding sequence ATGACGCTCGATCCGGTTCACTTCGACGGCATCGCGCGGCTCGCGCGACGGATCGACCACGGCGCCTCGGAACGGGATCACCGGGCGTTCGCGGAGACGGTCTGGGAGTCGTTTCTCGACCCGCTCGCCGACGATGGCAGGGTCGTGATCGAACCGGTCGACGACGTCTCCCGGCACCTCGTCGACGTCGAAGACGTCGCGCTGATCGATCGGCCGTTCCCCACCGAGCACGGACTCGACGCCGGGACGATCAACCCGACGACGTTTCGCAACGGCCTCGTGATCGACGTCGCGCAGGCGGCGATGGCCGCGACGCCGACCGACCTCGACCTCCACCGCTCGCGGACGGTCGTCGCATCGGTCCACTCGAACGACCGGACGGCGTCGGTCGACGACCGCTGGGAGACCTTCGACGAGAGCTACAGCCGATCGCGCGCGATCCAGGTTCCGCGGTTGCCCCGGTTCGCGGAGGGAATCGTCCACGCGCTCGCGCTCTACCTGGCCGAGAGCGAACACGCCCGCGAGCACGCCGGCGAGGTCTCCGATCTGCTCGTCCTCGACGGGCCGCTCTACCCGCGCGGGATCCTCCGCTGGAACGACCAGCACCCGGAGCTGGCGGATCTGCTGGTGACCGACCAGCAGCCCCGGGACGTCCTCGAGAACTACGTCAGGCTCGTCGAGTCGTTCGTCGAGCGCGACGTCCCGCTGGTCGGTTTCGTGAAGAACCCCGCGAGTCGGGTCATCTCGCGGACCGTGGCGAAGCAGGGCGAGGCGGCTCCGTGGGCGGACGACACCGCGTTTTTCACCCGCGTCCTCGAACGCGGCGAGTTCGTCGACGACGTCGACGGAACCCGCTGGGAGCGAGCCACCGACGCGCTCACCTACACCGGCTGGTTCCGCTCGCGAGGCGGCGTCGACGCCCCGCTCTCGGCCGCGGGCGACGCGCTCGGCGTCGAACGCGAACTCGACCCGGCGCTGTACGAGGTCACCTTCTTCGTCGTCTACGACCCGCGGACGGACCTCTGTTATCGCGTCGAGGCGCCGTACGCGTTCACGCGCGACGCGGATCGCCGGGACGCGCTCGCCAGGCAGTTGCTCGCCGACGTCGCGACCGCGCAGGGGCCGCCCGGCGTCGTCGAGAAAGCCGACGAACTGGCTCGCATCAGCGCCGCGGAGAAACACTCCCTGCGGGAGACGTTCGAGGACCGGTTCGAGACGACCAGCCAGCGCGACTACGACGACCACCGGTGGGGCGGCGCCGAGCCGCCGACCTTCGACGGCTGA
- a CDS encoding DUF7113 family protein yields MLQVHGRAGETELTGTIYERGEDAPTFSGAPDGNAAYVWICDEFYEVESGGSRLELDGRALNVAFESPLPRGFDTKERAIAAAKEHVRTQFARIGVDPDAVDVTVDSSPDAAASV; encoded by the coding sequence ATGCTCCAGGTCCACGGCCGCGCGGGGGAGACCGAACTCACCGGGACGATCTACGAACGCGGTGAGGACGCCCCGACGTTCAGCGGCGCGCCCGACGGCAACGCGGCGTACGTCTGGATCTGCGACGAATTTTACGAGGTCGAGAGCGGGGGTTCGCGCCTCGAACTCGACGGGCGCGCGCTCAACGTCGCGTTCGAGTCCCCGCTCCCGCGAGGGTTCGACACGAAGGAACGCGCGATCGCGGCCGCGAAGGAACACGTCCGGACCCAGTTCGCGCGCATCGGCGTCGACCCCGACGCCGTCGACGTCACCGTCGACTCCAGTCCCGACGCGGCGGCGTCGGTCTGA
- a CDS encoding DUF7344 domain-containing protein: MRPDRRVRGREPAADPSDSVDASRLLASPRRVAILEVLTEAEGPMSVAELARRVVAGERSATATSIDDRDVHRLAISLRHAHLPRLASYSVVDWDRDESVVGLSDDATPPRLPVDPTDVSTPAFARLFRTLSQPRRRLVLAALGARETPLSLDELARDVAAAETAREPDSVSAPTVDRIRISLVHSHLPALSAADVVTYDEASGLVDAVPHDGDVE; this comes from the coding sequence ATGCGACCGGATCGACGCGTTCGCGGTCGGGAGCCGGCGGCCGATCCGTCGGATTCGGTCGACGCGTCGCGACTCCTGGCTTCCCCGCGCCGCGTCGCAATACTCGAAGTGCTGACCGAGGCCGAGGGTCCGATGTCCGTCGCCGAGCTGGCCCGTCGTGTCGTCGCCGGGGAGCGATCGGCGACCGCGACGTCGATCGACGACCGCGACGTCCACCGGCTGGCCATCTCGCTTCGACACGCGCACCTGCCGAGGCTCGCCTCGTACTCGGTCGTCGACTGGGACCGCGACGAGTCGGTGGTGGGGCTGTCGGACGACGCGACGCCGCCCCGGCTACCGGTCGATCCGACCGACGTCTCCACCCCCGCCTTCGCCAGACTGTTCCGGACGCTGTCCCAGCCGCGACGGCGCCTCGTGCTGGCGGCGCTGGGGGCGCGGGAGACGCCCCTCTCGCTCGATGAACTCGCGAGGGACGTCGCTGCGGCCGAAACGGCCCGAGAACCGGACTCGGTTTCGGCACCCACCGTCGACCGGATTCGGATCTCGCTCGTCCACTCGCACCTCCCGGCGCTCTCCGCCGCCGACGTTGTCACGTACGACGAGGCGAGCGGACTCGTCGACGCGGTACCCCACGACGGCGACGTGGAGTGA
- a CDS encoding ATP-binding protein produces MTDLGDFENYSDEVDDPGDEPVAEVDDAGASAVDSADADVESAGATGHSGADGRDEPSARFEPADVDPAGREEGVGTLCVSRGLRVAEDGDDTTLQAYVTRENRPAVRLGSYLIAPYPDGELLFCRVTELEYGQQFHADDATEIHARRAMRSDDFDEADYRLLAGLEPVAVLYDDGGDLKRRMTDRVPKPETTLSRASDPTQIKTGLKMPEDGVFLGHLSVGGEKVRTAATPPTIDYRLNDDYENGDPLVFRHTLVAGGTGSGKTHAAKNMLRQFLAEERRYPMGDGRTVNPAVVQFDPQDEYAQMHDDGEYDADFARKLDREGIAHGGHDDTVAFVPKVGSATYAADHHRAEQIEFTIPFSMVHDDPWLVAGSGLNDNQYGALVRVLLPRFERQYGAEATYDEFVEFLSDPALREELDEQGAVHEATFDAVGRRVRGFSHVFDQDARPITDLVSDFVKPGRLSVVPTYHVSDSRATEAVVLALSSLLIDQKLSNDPTYERIAETPLLLGMDEAHNFLTDAESVQARKVITKFTEAAKQGRKERLGLFLVTQDPQDIDDAVFKQINTTIVLNLGDEDAIKSVNIPRSLESKVPYMEQGQMVVYSPDNSEPVELIGLSKCLTRHGRG; encoded by the coding sequence ATGACTGACCTTGGGGATTTCGAGAATTACTCCGACGAGGTGGACGACCCAGGGGACGAACCGGTCGCCGAGGTCGACGACGCGGGCGCCTCGGCGGTCGATTCCGCCGATGCGGACGTGGAGTCGGCCGGCGCTACTGGCCACTCGGGGGCAGACGGGCGCGACGAACCGTCGGCCCGGTTCGAACCGGCCGACGTCGACCCGGCCGGACGCGAGGAGGGCGTCGGGACGCTCTGCGTCTCGCGCGGCCTTCGCGTGGCGGAGGACGGCGACGACACCACGCTGCAGGCTTACGTCACGCGCGAGAACCGGCCTGCGGTCCGACTCGGGAGCTACCTCATCGCGCCGTACCCCGACGGCGAACTCCTGTTCTGTCGCGTCACGGAACTCGAGTACGGCCAGCAGTTCCACGCGGACGACGCCACCGAGATCCACGCCCGGCGAGCGATGCGTTCCGACGACTTCGACGAGGCGGACTACCGCTTGCTGGCGGGTCTGGAACCGGTGGCGGTACTGTACGACGACGGCGGCGACCTGAAGCGACGGATGACCGACCGCGTCCCCAAACCCGAGACCACGCTCTCGCGGGCGAGCGACCCGACCCAGATCAAGACGGGCCTGAAGATGCCCGAGGACGGCGTCTTCCTCGGCCACCTCTCCGTTGGCGGGGAGAAAGTCCGGACGGCTGCCACGCCGCCGACGATCGACTACCGACTGAACGACGACTACGAGAACGGCGATCCGCTCGTCTTCCGGCACACGCTGGTCGCCGGCGGCACCGGGTCTGGCAAGACCCACGCCGCGAAGAACATGCTGCGCCAGTTTCTCGCCGAGGAGCGGCGCTATCCGATGGGTGACGGGCGGACGGTCAACCCGGCGGTCGTCCAGTTCGATCCGCAGGACGAGTACGCCCAGATGCACGACGACGGGGAGTACGACGCCGACTTCGCCCGAAAACTCGATCGGGAGGGTATCGCCCACGGTGGCCACGACGATACGGTCGCCTTCGTCCCGAAAGTGGGGTCGGCGACCTACGCCGCCGACCACCACCGCGCGGAGCAGATCGAGTTCACGATCCCCTTCTCGATGGTCCACGACGACCCGTGGCTGGTCGCGGGGAGCGGTCTCAACGACAACCAGTACGGCGCGCTGGTGCGCGTCCTGCTCCCGCGGTTCGAACGCCAGTACGGCGCCGAGGCGACCTACGACGAGTTCGTCGAGTTCCTCTCTGATCCGGCCCTGCGCGAGGAACTCGACGAGCAGGGGGCCGTCCACGAGGCGACGTTCGACGCCGTCGGTCGCCGAGTACGGGGCTTTAGCCACGTCTTCGACCAGGACGCCCGCCCCATAACCGACCTCGTCTCGGACTTCGTGAAACCCGGCCGGCTCTCGGTCGTCCCGACCTACCACGTCTCGGACTCGCGGGCGACGGAGGCGGTCGTCCTCGCGCTGTCGAGCCTCCTCATCGACCAGAAGCTCTCGAACGACCCGACCTACGAGCGGATCGCCGAGACGCCGTTGCTCCTGGGGATGGACGAGGCGCACAACTTCCTCACGGACGCCGAGTCGGTCCAGGCCCGAAAGGTCATCACCAAGTTCACCGAGGCCGCCAAACAGGGTCGCAAGGAGCGACTCGGCCTCTTCCTCGTCACGCAGGACCCACAGGACATCGACGACGCGGTGTTCAAACAGATCAACACGACGATCGTCCTCAACCTCGGCGACGAGGACGCGATCAAGAGCGTCAACATCCCGCGATCGCTCGAGTCGAAGGTGCCCTACATGGAGCAGGGTCAGATGGTGGTCTACTCGCCCGATAACTCCGAGCCCGTCGAACTGATCGGCCTCTCGAAGTGTCTGACGCGACACGGACGGGGGTGA
- a CDS encoding GNAT family N-acetyltransferase gives MDVRELTDEAERRAAVPLVRQLWSEASADEVLAWTAAEEYHLFGGVVDGELVGVAGVVVTDFLHHARHAWLYDLVVDEPRRGAGHGTTLVEFVEEWAADRGCESVALASPLEKPGVHRYYESQGYERWGYVIEKEL, from the coding sequence ATGGACGTTCGAGAACTGACCGACGAGGCCGAGCGTCGTGCGGCGGTCCCGCTCGTGCGTCAGCTGTGGAGCGAGGCGAGCGCCGACGAGGTACTGGCGTGGACCGCTGCTGAGGAGTACCACCTGTTCGGCGGCGTCGTCGACGGGGAGCTGGTCGGCGTCGCCGGCGTCGTCGTCACCGATTTCCTCCACCACGCTCGCCACGCCTGGCTGTACGATCTCGTCGTGGACGAGCCCCGACGAGGAGCGGGACACGGGACGACGCTCGTCGAGTTCGTCGAGGAGTGGGCCGCCGATCGAGGCTGCGAGTCCGTTGCGCTCGCCTCACCGTTGGAGAAGCCGGGGGTTCACCGGTACTACGAGTCGCAAGGGTACGAACGGTGGGGCTACGTCATCGAGAAAGAACTCTAA
- a CDS encoding tRNA (cytidine(56)-2'-O)-methyltransferase codes for MEHLPEVAVCRLGHRPGRDDRMTTHVGLTARALGADRVVLPENATDAARTARDITDRFGGPFAVERTESPRGVVRNWDGRVVHLTMYGLAVQDVEDEVRTTLVDDREPLLIVVGAEKVPFEIYEAADWNVGVTNQPHSEVAGLAVFLDRLFDGAELDRAWEGADRRVVPKSTGKEVVSVEDEPADSTPT; via the coding sequence ATGGAGCACCTTCCCGAGGTCGCGGTCTGCCGGCTTGGCCACCGGCCCGGCCGGGACGACCGGATGACGACGCACGTGGGGTTGACCGCTCGCGCGCTGGGAGCCGATCGCGTCGTCCTGCCCGAGAACGCGACGGACGCGGCGCGGACGGCCCGCGACATCACCGACCGGTTCGGCGGCCCGTTCGCCGTCGAACGGACCGAGTCGCCGCGCGGCGTCGTCCGGAACTGGGATGGCCGGGTCGTCCACCTGACGATGTACGGGCTGGCGGTCCAGGACGTCGAGGACGAGGTGCGAACGACGCTCGTCGACGACCGGGAGCCGCTGCTGATCGTCGTCGGCGCCGAGAAGGTCCCGTTCGAGATCTACGAGGCCGCCGACTGGAACGTTGGCGTGACGAACCAGCCCCACTCGGAGGTCGCCGGCCTCGCCGTCTTCCTCGATCGACTGTTCGACGGTGCGGAACTCGATCGGGCGTGGGAGGGTGCCGACCGGCGCGTCGTCCCGAAGTCGACGGGGAAGGAGGTAGTTTCCGTCGAAGACGAACCGGCGGACTCGACGCCCACGTGA